GGTCGAAGCGCGCCCCTTCCAGGCTGCGCCGGCTGTCGCAGCCTGCCTGCTCGAACCAGTCGCGCCAGCCTTCGAGGGCCGAGGTGTGGTGCAACAGGGGATAGGCCAGCAGGTCCGCCGGCACGCTACAGCCGCCCGGAATCAGGCGCGGGCTGCAGACCGGCAGGATCTCGCGGCCGACGATGTAATCGGCGCCGCTGCCCGGCCAGATGCCTTCGCCGAAACGGACGGCCGCGTCCAGCTCGGGCGAGGAAAAGTCATAGCCCTGGCGGTGCGGCAGGAATTCCACGTGGATATCGGGCCGCAGGCGCATGAAGGCCGTCAGGCGCGGGATCAGCCAGCGCGCGCCGAAGGTCGGCATACAGGTCAGGTTGAGCGTGCCGCCCTGCCCCTGGTGCGCGATCAGCTCGACCGTGGCCGCCTCGATCTGGCCCAGCCCCGCCTGCACCTTGGTCAGATAGCCGCGGCCGGCCTCGGTCAGGACCAGGCCTTGCCTGATGCGCAGGAATAGTTCGACGCCGACGAACTCCTCCAGGTGTTTCACTTGCTTACTCACCGCGCCCTGCGTGACGC
The window above is part of the Achromobacter deleyi genome. Proteins encoded here:
- the gcvA gene encoding transcriptional regulator GcvA codes for the protein MRRFCPSLTDLQAFEVAARHSSFTRAAQELCVTQGAVSKQVKHLEEFVGVELFLRIRQGLVLTEAGRGYLTKVQAGLGQIEAATVELIAHQGQGGTLNLTCMPTFGARWLIPRLTAFMRLRPDIHVEFLPHRQGYDFSSPELDAAVRFGEGIWPGSGADYIVGREILPVCSPRLIPGGCSVPADLLAYPLLHHTSALEGWRDWFEQAGCDSRRSLEGARFDQYALLSQAAAAGFGVALIPRCLIEDELRDGKLAVAMQLPIRARMGYYLCYPDQKANLPTLQAFRTWLMEVSRAAEPQPQDPASPQ